The window cctagaaaaaaaaacatttagtttACCCAACTTTATCCCAAATTTGTCCAAATACATAGCaaaaaaggaagagactttTCACATGTTGGTATAATGGAAGATAtgaaaaaaatcatcttttctGGTAAGAGTCATTAGTTAGgttgaatgatgatgtatgtcACGTCTTTATAATTCCATGAACGTGGATGCAATGATGATGTATTAAAGTAGGCTCATCTTTAAGCTTGCAACTAGAATCAACCATAGCTCTCTAAAACCTAATCAATAattcaatactttttttttcttctataaatgtGATTTCATAAATGGTCCAGAATGAGAACAATAATGAGAATATAAAAGGGGTTTTTGATCAACAATTCTTGTAtataaaaagagttttttttttttacacaaaacaAATGGGGTATATTCCATAGAGCGAATCAGCTCTACATGTCGGCcacagatgatgatgatccaaatCCAATGTCAAATGAAAATTTGATGCAAGTCAGTTCCTTCTTGCGTCCATCAAGCATCTTCATTTTAAGTGAGTATGAACcctatgagaaaataaaatggaTTAGATTGGTCCTTATATGCAGAAAACGCAAACTGATTTTGGTATGACCAACGTACAACTATTGATCATAACAAGCAAATGTTGACAACTATAGGTTCAACTTATTCTTCTAGCAACTTTATACTTCCACATGTACTCATTATATCAGCTATGGATACCAAGCTAAACCTATTCTCAGGCTACTTTAGTTATTCAACTAAACAAATTCGATTAGACTTAGACCATTCGCTCTGATTGTAACAGATAACATCAAAGCTCAAATGAGGATAATGCATCAACATCTCTCATTCAAAGGAAAATCAATAACTTACAGGAGGGGTATATCCAGGCAGAACTTGGGAGTGAGCGACCAAGAAATCTCCAATAGCCACAGGACAACTAGTCTCATCACAAAGATCATGTGTCTCAGAATGAATATGCCATCCAAAGTATGAAACTTCGATCACCAACTTTCCGCTCGAGATCTTAGTGTCTTCATATGACacaaacccaaattaaaaagaaacatcaTAACCAAAAAGCCAAgtagttgtaacttgtaaacaTTTTGCAATCCAACAtataaaaagaattgaaaatcTAAACTACAAACATAATctaaaaagtacaaaaacatcaaaagaaacaaacaagcaaaagatCTTATATGTCATATAAGCCTCATAAATAAATCTGACTCTGTACCTGTGTTAGCAGAAATGCTGAAAGTGGCTGGCTCGCCTCTAGCTATAGGATAAGGAGATATATCAACTCCTTTCACCTTCACTTCATACTCTTCATTACTATCTGCAAccaaacaaaacacttaaaaaatcAGATCGAGATTCTTGTGTTTCCCAAACAGTTCccaagaaatcaaaattaaaacttcAAACTCAATAaggatcaaaaatcaaaaaccatctaaataaaaatcaaaacttcaaCACAATTTAAGATTACAAACCAAAACCatctaaataaaaatcaaattctcaaCACAAATTAAGAGTACAAATCAAAAACATCTAAAGAACACCAAATTTTCAACGCAGCTGTCCGAACAATCTAAATCatcatcactatatatataactaaaccGATCAAATTACTACAAGCAAGAATTAGCAGCAATCTCAGAACTCGAAGGAGACCAAAACATACCGCAATAGTGAACATCGGTGGCTGAGACAATCGTTGAAACgaatagaaaataagaaatagCTAAAGAAGATAATCCCATAAACTTATACATGattgaaaagcaaaaaaaaagccaCGATTTTTTCACAAGAGTTTTCAGATGATgattgaagaagacgatgaggaagactacaaaaaaaactaaaacgaaGCAAGAGACAAAGACAGAAATGCGGAATCGGGATTCTCATTTCACAAGAAATGTCGGATTGATCTTAACCGTTCGTTTACGTAGGTCCATGATTACTATAAACTAACGGTTTTAGATTACGTAGTCAAATCTATTACGGTGTGATTAACCGCATATGATTAGCAGTGAACAAACCGTTAGGTGGGATTTGTTTAACAATTTCATTTCAAGTTACCCACTTGGCACCAAAACTAAATTACTAATAATTTAGATTTGCCAGCTCAGATTTTTGACTCTATTTAATAATACAGCACACATTATTttggaaaattcaaaaaaattcctatttgaaaaaaagaaaaaaaaaccacttcTATTTTCCAACACGAAATCATGATAtctattttcctaaaaatagtaaaatttaattattaagtaTATTTGTAATACaatagataatatatttttattgggCTGAATAATAAGGTCAGGCCCATAACTTAAAAGGCTTATTTGAATAATGATGATTTGAAGACAGCCTAATGAATCGGAGGAGTATTCGAAAAATTTGGAAGGAAAGCttctgttttgagttttttgacAGATGGCTAGATTCCTTCTTCTGTGTTGCCTCTTCGCGGCGGCGCTGACGTCATCATTGACGGTGGCCAGAGACGATAACGGAGTCTACTCGCCTTGTTCGGATTCTACAGTCGGGATCGGAGATGGATTCACTTTCGGCATTGCCTTCGCGTCTAAAGATTCATTCTTCGGTGGTAGTACAAATCATACCGTTCAGTACTCTCCTTGCGATCGCCGTCGGCTCTCTCTCAACGGAAACTCTGAGGTCGCCGTGTTTAGACCTAAAGTCGATGAGATCACTCTCCTTACCATCAATACCTCTAGCTCCAACAATTTCCGCCCGGTTCGTGTCTCTCGTCTCTCTGATCTATCTTGGtgaatttagggtttcgatttagaAAACGATTTTAGGTAGATCATTAGGGAATCTTGTGTAGATCGGAATTATCATCTTCCCAGATTAGTTGACTCGTCAAAAATCCTTGCTTAGAATGTTATAGCTCGTTTGATGAATTTGACTATAGGTACCGAATTGTTAGGATTGAATCTGTGTTCTTGGAAGATCTGGTTCCTTTCTACAAAAGTTTCAGTGATATGAGAGGTTACACCATAGATTGATTTGAAATTACTATACATAATTGCTTATCCTCGGATGTAGCATTGATCTTGATAGCCCCTATCAAATTACTGGTTTGTCTGATGGTACTTTGTGATTCCAGGATGCGTCAAAGGGATATATGGTAGCATTCGCTGGTTCAAAATATGCTGCGAGATCAGTGCCAATTATGGTTGCTGACAGCAATCACATCGTGACAAGCTTCACCCTTGTAAGTAATTGGATAAAactctacatttttttttattttctttatagaaATTTTGGACAAAGCTCATTAGTTCTGTCATCGTCTTATATATCTTCTAGGTTCTTGAGTTCCAGAAGGGGAGGCTTGAGAACATGTTCTGGAAGAAAGACGGATGCTCGAAATGTTCTGGAGATACGAAATTCGTGTGCCTCAACAATGACCAATGTGCAATCAAGTCGCAAAACTGCAAGAACCAAGGAGGACAAGCAGATTGTAGCTTGGGGATCCAGTTGGCGTTTTCAGGCACCGATAAGCACTACACTGCTTTGAATTCGTGGTATGAGGTTGCAAATTTGAAGCAGTACTCTCTGTATGGCCTCTACTCCAATGTTAAAGACTCTCTTACCAACCCTTTCAAAAACATCTTCTGATCACTTTCCTTCTCCTTCGTGTGTTTCTTACTTACTTTTGTATTCTTCCTCgcctacctttttttttttggtttcattcgTATGATTTATgctatatacatacatatacattgtattttatttacttagtgtGTAACGTTTTCTAGATATGTTTCTTATGAGTGTTtctaaatcaaattttattatattgtaatttCTCAAAGTTACGAACGAGTTGTAAACAATTTAGAAATCAAAAACGATAATCTAAACAATTTGAAGATAAATAactccaaaacaaagaaaacaagttgtACTCTTGGCTTCATGTAACTTTGTTTCTTCTAGATGAATGAAAACAAgttgtttgac is drawn from Camelina sativa cultivar DH55 chromosome 1, Cs, whole genome shotgun sequence and contains these coding sequences:
- the LOC104775861 gene encoding putative phosphatidylglycerol/phosphatidylinositol transfer protein DDB_G0282179; amino-acid sequence: MYKFMGLSSLAISYFLFVSTIVSATDVHYCDSNEEYEVKVKGVDISPYPIARGEPATFSISANTDTKISSGKLVIEVSYFGWHIHSETHDLCDETSCPVAIGDFLVAHSQVLPGYTPPGSYSLKMKMLDGRKKELTCIKFSFDIGFGSSSSVADM
- the LOC104775868 gene encoding uncharacterized protein LOC104775868; its protein translation is MARFLLLCCLFAAALTSSLTVARDDNGVYSPCSDSTVGIGDGFTFGIAFASKDSFFGGSTNHTVQYSPCDRRRLSLNGNSEVAVFRPKVDEITLLTINTSSSNNFRPDASKGYMVAFAGSKYAARSVPIMVADSNHIVTSFTLVLEFQKGRLENMFWKKDGCSKCSGDTKFVCLNNDQCAIKSQNCKNQGGQADCSLGIQLAFSGTDKHYTALNSWYEVANLKQYSLYGLYSNVKDSLTNPFKNIF